One segment of Pseudodesulfovibrio sp. 5S69 DNA contains the following:
- the glyS gene encoding glycine--tRNA ligase subunit beta: MAEFILEIGTEEMPARFVPKLAAELEEAFAKALAESMVENEGVKCYATPRRITAHVPSLALTQLQEEETVTGPPVRIAYDDDGNLTKAGLGFAKTQGVPEDALFRMETGKGEYLAAKKVVGGGKTVDILPEICRKCIDSLSFPKKMHWGNYDFTFGRPVRWLLALLDADVVEFTVENLTSGRETRGHRVMGPGPFSVASTADYFSIVRDQCKVVIDPVERRETIVAEGNRLAEALGGSIVWNDGLLDEVANLVEYPKPLIGDIDPLYLELPREVLLTSMQSHQKSFGVEGADGKLLPHFLTTLNLEPLDVALVKKGWERVLKARLEDARFFWEADCKVEFDTWLEKLDHVVFLGPLGSVGDKSRRIEALCRKLAETLDQSQSILPGEIGQYEQAGRLAKADLVSEMVIEFDSLQGKMGGIYAERAGLGEIVSQGIYEQYLPAGPDTPVPSSLSGALVSMADKADTMAGCFGLGKVPTGANDPYALRRCALGISRIIMEHGLDVDLATFLKDAQEAYSGVKWKVEQGEALGKLMDFFGQRLRALFTGQGFDTRVVDAALGAGFRDIRTFKARLEALAEFSRGTDFEQSVLTFKRAANIIRKQGDEAGEPLTGNFDPDLFEDEHETAFGNKLDELAPRFDDLWENGDFGGLFGLLGELRPAVDGFFDNVMVMCDAQDVRLNRLNLLKGLVDRLGRLADFNALQV; the protein is encoded by the coding sequence ATGGCCGAATTCATTCTGGAAATCGGAACCGAGGAAATGCCCGCCCGCTTCGTCCCCAAGCTGGCGGCCGAGCTCGAGGAGGCCTTTGCCAAGGCGCTCGCCGAGTCCATGGTCGAGAACGAGGGGGTCAAGTGCTACGCCACCCCGCGCCGAATCACCGCCCACGTGCCGTCTCTGGCCCTGACCCAACTGCAGGAGGAAGAGACCGTCACCGGACCTCCGGTGCGCATTGCCTATGACGACGACGGCAACCTGACCAAGGCGGGCCTGGGCTTTGCCAAGACCCAGGGCGTGCCCGAGGACGCGCTGTTCAGGATGGAGACCGGCAAGGGCGAGTACCTGGCCGCCAAGAAGGTGGTCGGCGGCGGCAAGACCGTGGACATCCTGCCCGAGATCTGCCGCAAGTGCATCGACTCCCTGTCCTTTCCCAAGAAGATGCATTGGGGAAATTATGACTTCACTTTCGGCCGTCCCGTGCGCTGGCTCCTGGCCCTGCTCGACGCGGACGTCGTCGAATTCACCGTGGAGAACCTGACCTCCGGGCGCGAGACGCGCGGCCACCGGGTCATGGGTCCCGGCCCGTTCTCCGTGGCCTCCACGGCCGATTATTTTTCCATTGTCCGCGACCAGTGCAAGGTGGTCATCGACCCGGTGGAGCGCCGGGAGACCATCGTGGCCGAAGGCAACCGGCTGGCCGAAGCCCTCGGCGGCAGTATCGTCTGGAACGACGGGCTGCTGGACGAGGTGGCCAACCTGGTGGAATACCCCAAACCGCTCATCGGCGACATCGATCCCCTGTACCTGGAACTGCCGCGCGAGGTCCTGCTGACCTCCATGCAGTCCCACCAGAAGTCCTTTGGTGTGGAAGGGGCCGACGGCAAGCTGCTGCCCCATTTCCTGACCACCCTGAACCTGGAGCCCCTGGACGTGGCCCTGGTCAAGAAGGGGTGGGAGCGGGTCCTCAAGGCTCGCCTGGAGGACGCCCGCTTCTTCTGGGAGGCGGACTGCAAGGTGGAGTTCGACACCTGGCTCGAAAAGCTGGACCACGTGGTCTTCCTCGGGCCGCTGGGCTCCGTGGGCGACAAGTCCCGGCGCATCGAGGCCCTCTGCCGCAAGCTGGCCGAGACCCTGGACCAGTCACAGTCTATCCTGCCCGGCGAGATCGGGCAGTACGAGCAGGCCGGACGGCTGGCCAAGGCGGATCTGGTGTCCGAAATGGTCATCGAATTCGACTCCCTGCAGGGCAAGATGGGCGGTATCTACGCCGAGCGCGCGGGACTGGGCGAGATCGTCTCCCAAGGCATCTACGAGCAGTACCTGCCCGCCGGTCCCGACACCCCGGTGCCGTCCAGCCTGTCCGGCGCGCTGGTCTCCATGGCCGACAAAGCCGACACCATGGCGGGCTGCTTCGGCCTGGGCAAGGTGCCCACCGGCGCCAACGACCCGTACGCCCTGCGCCGCTGTGCCCTGGGCATCAGTCGGATCATCATGGAGCATGGCCTGGACGTGGACCTGGCGACCTTCCTCAAGGACGCCCAGGAGGCTTACTCCGGCGTGAAGTGGAAGGTGGAGCAGGGGGAGGCCCTGGGCAAGCTCATGGATTTCTTCGGCCAGCGCCTGCGCGCCCTGTTCACCGGGCAGGGATTCGACACCCGCGTGGTGGACGCCGCGCTGGGCGCCGGGTTCAGGGATATCCGCACCTTCAAGGCGCGGCTCGAAGCTCTGGCCGAGTTCAGCCGCGGGACCGACTTCGAGCAGAGCGTCCTGACCTTCAAGCGCGCCGCCAACATCATCCGCAAGCAGGGTGACGAGGCGGGCGAGCCCCTGACCGGCAACTTTGATCCGGATCTGTTCGAGGACGAGCACGAGACCGCCTTCGGGAACAAGCTCGACGAACTGGCCCCGCGTTTCGACGACCTCTGGGAGAACGGCGACTTCGGCGGCCTGTTCGGTCTGCTCGGGGAGTTGCGCCCGGCCGTGGACGGCTTCTTCGACAACGTCATGGTCATGTGCGATGCTCAAGATGTTCGTTTGAACCGGCTGAATCTGCTCAAGGGGCTGGTGGACCGGCTGGGACGTCTGGCCGATTTCAACGCCCTGCAGGTGTAG
- the rpsT gene encoding 30S ribosomal protein S20 yields the protein MANHKSALKRHRQSLKRRARNRVSKTRIKNTVKAVRVAIEEKDTSKAMEALKEASSILDRAARKNVIHARQAQRRIARLQAAVNKIAE from the coding sequence TTGGCCAATCACAAATCCGCCCTGAAGAGGCACCGTCAGAGCTTGAAGCGTCGCGCCCGCAACCGTGTTTCCAAGACCCGCATCAAGAACACCGTCAAGGCCGTTCGCGTTGCCATCGAGGAAAAGGACACTTCCAAGGCCATGGAGGCCCTGAAGGAAGCCAGCTCCATCCTGGACCGCGCCGCCCGCAAGAACGTGATCCACGCACGTCAGGCCCAGCGCCGCATCGCCCGGCTCCAGGCCGCCGTCAACAAGATCGCGGAATAG
- a CDS encoding substrate-binding domain-containing protein, producing the protein MKRLLLTSLMFLLLIGGAYAGDVSCTQSYGDGGTVYKLATGSPGELGLLKVLADAFNAKHGTTMCWVKAGSGKSLSLLKAGDVDACMVHAPAAEKQAVADGWAVDRTLIGSNEFYIVGPKDDPAGIAGAKDAADAYARIAKAKALFLSRGDNSGTNKKELAIWKKAGIKPEGKWYAVTKEFMMATLKRANADRGYFMTDSSTWIMGKKEMDRIKILFRGDPMLINTYHALASPAGAPNHELAVEFIKFLASPEGQSIVADYGRKEYGEGMYNDAEYAKQYDH; encoded by the coding sequence ATGAAGAGATTGTTGCTGACCTCGTTGATGTTTCTGCTCCTTATCGGCGGCGCGTATGCCGGGGACGTATCCTGTACGCAGAGCTACGGCGACGGGGGCACGGTCTACAAGTTGGCCACAGGGTCTCCGGGCGAGCTCGGCCTGCTCAAGGTCCTGGCCGATGCCTTCAACGCCAAGCACGGCACCACCATGTGCTGGGTCAAGGCCGGTTCCGGCAAATCCCTGAGTTTGCTCAAGGCCGGCGACGTGGACGCCTGCATGGTCCATGCGCCTGCTGCCGAAAAACAGGCCGTGGCCGACGGTTGGGCCGTGGACCGCACCCTGATCGGCTCCAATGAATTTTACATCGTCGGCCCCAAAGACGATCCGGCGGGCATCGCCGGTGCCAAGGACGCGGCCGACGCCTACGCCCGCATCGCCAAGGCCAAGGCGCTTTTCCTGTCGCGCGGCGACAACTCCGGCACCAACAAGAAGGAGCTGGCCATCTGGAAGAAGGCGGGCATCAAGCCCGAGGGCAAGTGGTACGCGGTCACCAAGGAGTTCATGATGGCCACCCTGAAGCGGGCCAACGCCGACCGAGGGTACTTCATGACCGACAGCTCCACCTGGATCATGGGCAAGAAGGAGATGGACCGCATCAAGATCCTGTTCCGGGGCGACCCCATGCTCATCAATACCTATCACGCCCTGGCTTCGCCCGCGGGCGCGCCCAACCATGAACTGGCCGTGGAGTTCATCAAGTTCCTGGCCTCGCCCGAGGGACAGTCCATCGTCGCCGACTACGGCCGCAAGGAATATGGAGAGGGGATGTACAACGACGCGGAATACGCCAAGCAGTACGATCATTGA